In one window of Marinifilum sp. JC120 DNA:
- a CDS encoding phosphate acetyltransferase — translation MSKSLYIAATEARSGKSAIVLGVMQLLLTHLRKVAIFRPIIHDNFHDRDHDIDLILRHFKLPQDYDTTYAYTQSEATRLLNDGKHALLMENVLERFKELEDNYDFVLCEGTDYLGGEAAVEFEINLDVASNLGCPVLAVLNAMDSYEDEICDLANRTVAMFEEKGLDVVSVMVNRAAKEFSPDLAERLRGCLKSESSPLVYVLPNDKRLGNPTMSDVVKWLGCNVLYGKDRLDTPIDNYVVAAMQIENFLKYVNDGSLIITPGDRSDIILASLSSRLSDAYPNVAGILLTGGIRPAMTVHHLIEGWKGVPLPILVAPGHTHKTAQILRGLHGKIDPENQVKVLSAMGLFETCVDSHELQQKFVSSNSTRITPYMFEHTLLHKAREEEQHIVLPEGKEERILRAADILRRRGVVRMTLLGNEDEIRQVASAIDVSLNGIEIIDPVKSEHFDRFVDEYLELRKHKCIVKDDARDRMSDPTYFGTMMVYTGAADGMVSGSITTTAQTIRPAFEFVKTKPGFSIVSSVFLMCQNDRVMAYGDCAVNPNPNAQELAEIAISSAHTAAIFGIEPRVAMLSYSTGESGKGLSVDKVKEATDLVRKLAPEIAVEGPLQFDAAVDPDVAAELMPESDVAGRATVLIFPDLNTGNNTYKAVQRSQPESVAIGPVLQGLKKPVNDLSRGCTVRDVVNTVAITAIQAIAEKELAKNKAGGE, via the coding sequence ATGTCAAAGAGTTTATACATTGCGGCTACAGAGGCTCGGAGCGGGAAATCAGCAATTGTTCTCGGGGTGATGCAGCTGCTTTTGACCCATCTGCGCAAGGTGGCGATTTTCAGGCCTATCATTCATGATAACTTCCACGACCGGGATCACGACATTGATCTCATTCTGCGCCATTTCAAGCTTCCGCAGGATTACGATACCACCTACGCCTACACTCAGAGTGAGGCCACCCGTCTGCTTAATGACGGCAAACACGCTCTGCTCATGGAGAATGTTCTCGAGCGTTTCAAGGAGCTTGAAGATAATTACGACTTTGTGCTCTGTGAAGGAACTGACTATCTCGGCGGTGAGGCAGCTGTTGAATTTGAGATAAATTTAGATGTGGCAAGCAATCTCGGTTGTCCTGTTCTGGCTGTGCTCAATGCCATGGACAGTTACGAAGATGAAATCTGCGATCTGGCCAACCGTACCGTGGCTATGTTTGAGGAGAAAGGGCTGGATGTTGTTTCGGTCATGGTCAACCGGGCGGCGAAAGAATTTTCCCCGGACCTTGCAGAGCGGCTGAGGGGCTGTCTCAAGAGTGAAAGCAGCCCACTGGTCTACGTGCTTCCCAATGACAAACGTCTGGGTAATCCGACCATGAGTGACGTGGTTAAATGGCTGGGCTGTAATGTTCTTTATGGCAAAGACAGGCTCGATACGCCTATCGATAATTATGTGGTCGCAGCCATGCAGATTGAAAATTTTCTGAAATACGTCAATGACGGCAGCCTGATAATTACTCCCGGTGACCGTTCAGACATTATTTTGGCCAGTCTTTCCTCGCGTCTTTCCGATGCATATCCCAATGTGGCAGGTATTCTGCTTACCGGCGGAATTCGTCCGGCCATGACAGTCCATCATTTGATAGAAGGTTGGAAGGGCGTGCCGTTGCCGATTCTTGTCGCGCCGGGACATACTCACAAAACAGCCCAGATTTTGCGCGGGCTGCACGGCAAGATAGACCCGGAAAATCAGGTGAAGGTGCTTTCAGCCATGGGGCTTTTCGAAACCTGCGTGGATTCCCATGAATTGCAGCAGAAATTTGTTTCCAGCAACTCCACGCGGATTACTCCTTATATGTTCGAGCACACCCTGCTGCACAAAGCCCGCGAAGAAGAACAGCATATTGTTCTGCCGGAAGGTAAGGAAGAACGTATTCTGCGTGCGGCTGATATCCTGCGTCGTCGCGGGGTGGTACGCATGACCTTGCTCGGAAACGAGGACGAGATTCGTCAGGTTGCCTCGGCAATTGATGTCAGCCTGAACGGGATTGAGATTATAGACCCGGTAAAGTCCGAACACTTTGACCGCTTTGTGGATGAATATTTAGAGCTGCGCAAACATAAGTGTATTGTAAAAGACGATGCCCGTGACCGCATGAGTGATCCTACCTATTTCGGAACCATGATGGTTTACACCGGAGCTGCCGATGGCATGGTTTCCGGTTCCATCACCACCACTGCCCAGACCATCCGTCCGGCTTTTGAGTTCGTTAAAACCAAACCCGGATTTTCCATTGTCTCCAGCGTTTTCCTCATGTGCCAGAATGACCGGGTTATGGCTTACGGCGACTGTGCGGTAAACCCTAATCCCAATGCGCAGGAATTGGCCGAGATCGCCATTAGTTCCGCCCATACCGCTGCAATATTCGGCATTGAACCTCGGGTAGCCATGCTTTCCTATTCCACCGGGGAATCGGGCAAAGGGCTTTCTGTGGACAAGGTTAAGGAGGCCACGGATCTGGTCCGTAAATTGGCGCCGGAAATCGCGGTGGAAGGGCCGTTACAATTCGATGCTGCTGTGGACCCGGATGTGGCTGCCGAACTCATGCCGGAAAGCGATGTTGCCGGACGGGCAACCGTACTCATTTTTCCTGATCTTAATACCGGGAACAATACTTATAAGGCCGTGCAACGGTCACAGCCGGAATCCGTTGCTATCGGCCCGGTTTTGCAGGGTTTGAAAAAACCGGTCAACGACCTGAGTCGAGGATGTACGGTGCGTGATGTAGTCAACACCGTAGCCATCACCGCTATTCAGGCCATAGCCGAAAAAGAACTGGCGAAAAATAAAGCCGGGGGAGAGTGA